From the genome of Anopheles funestus chromosome 2RL, idAnoFuneDA-416_04, whole genome shotgun sequence:
gcaagttttttattttacctaaCATCCAGGACCGGATTAGTAGTTTACATaagattagttttttttcctctgtctCTACGCCCATCCGCGCTTACATCACTACCAAACAAGGCgctattttgctttttcgttcgtttccaaTTTCGAAGCCTTCGCTCGGAAAGATGATGCGCTTGTGATGCCATCGAAGGATTGGCTCATAAAATATGCGGAGACACTAAACGGGTCACCAATGTGTGATTTCTAGCAGATTTGATGAACCAATACTTAGTTAAATGTATGGGGATTGGGAACGAGTTTGGAAATTTTAGATAGACCTTTGTGTTTATCGGAAATTCTCGAGTCCATTAACTTAGAATAACTAGTTCATTTTTCtattgtaataataaaaaagtggCAAAAACGGTAACTCCAAACACGtgacaaacaaacgcaaataTGACTTCGATCGGCGGAATTAAAGATTTcatgttgaatattttgaacgtttttctgttttatatttgttttgtcttcttGATCAACACTGAACTATAGACAATGTGCTTGAAGAAACGGCGCTACCATCGGCGATCATCAACCAAATACCATTGCGATCACACAGCCGATCGATGCCGAGATAGTcacatttcttttattcaaataaGCAAACATCAGCATGCTTATTTATGCGTAACGAGTCACCTTGACGTTCCTTTCGATTCTGGTTTCTTCCGTCTTCACCGCCTTGGGGGGGGGGAGTGTTGTACTTTGTGGGTCACATTCCTTTCGGTAGTTGCAGAGAGGGTGATTTTATGCCCTTTCCTTCATTGCCTGCTTTTATCACCCTTTTGGTGTGTATTGTTGCGAAAGTTAGCAATATTTTCTACCAAATCTGCAAAAGGTTGAAAAACACAAGTAGGCGTGTTGATcgtcaagaaagaaaaaaaaataatttacccACTCACACCTGTGCTGAGGAAAGATTGCACGCACTGTAAGGAACTTCCAATCCACGGTGGCTGACTGGCGAATGATCAGCTTTGTCCGGAACAGTGGCAAATCTCCTTcttgatggtttgttttctcttaGAGTGCCAAACGCTTTTGATAATCATTCCCCAAAAATTGAGCATAATCAGTCGAACGGAACACTAATTGCCGAAATGCCTGCTGTGTGATATCATCGCAGCTAAAGCGCTTCCTCGTGCAAAAGCGGTAGACGGCCGTCTACTGAGATTGAACGGCGCGCAAACAGCGCGTGCAGTTAAAATGGAATCATTCACCTTTACAAACTATAACGACCGCATCACCCAATCATAATATGCGCTGTGTGGTGTGGTGTAGCCACCTTCAGTTTCAGTGGCGCTTTTTATCGctgttttggttttaatgCGTATGCTCGAGCACGCCACTCGCTCGGGTGCCAAGATTGGGGAAAAGCCGTGGCCGTGGGGAAGCTTTCTCCGGGAGCCTATTCGGCGCACATTCGCTTGCACGGTATGGTAGAGAGTTGGAAGAAAATTAGCTTCGGTTAAGATGGACGAACGGATAAGCAAAATGCCGCgtttgtttgggttttgggTGGTGCTGGTCTGCATGcatggtttgttgttgttaatgttGGGCAAGGTGCGAAAAAGCCGGTGCAAAATATAGATACAAACCGGATGATGATCGGTCGAAGGAAAGGGTTTCATACCTACCGACTCAACCGTAACGGGGTTTCCGGAGTGATCGAGTACGATCGTGTACCAGATCGATCCGGATTTGGCGATAAAAGAAACGTGGAAAAGTCACGATCGATACAGGTGATCGTCGATGTAATGGAATGTTCGACAGGGAGCAGTACAAACCACTTTACAAGAAGCTGTCCTAGGATTGTAATTTATTACACtaaattccattttttcctaTAAAATTATCATGGTGCCTAAAAAAAGAGGGAATTCAatcattcaattaaaatcCAGCTTCCTTGCTATCGATCGATCACGTATTAATTTTGGACTATATTCGAATGCGGAACGTTTTCCATAATGATTCGGAAAACCATCTTCTTTACCAACTCATCCTTGCTGTTGCAAAAATCATTACATTTTCATGCTATCGTGTAACAAACGTTGCTTAACATGCCTGTTTTACAAGTACATTACACGGCCCTGCCTTAGGTTTATGCGCGCTGTTTTACAGACAGTTATTGCTTCATGCAATTCTTTACcggtaccgttttttttcgggtttcgaACGCTTTTAATTGCTTCTTCAATCGAAACGGAACCATTTCCTTCCGgctgttttccgttttatgGCGTGATCGCAGTCGCTAGATCGTTGTTGGTCCGATCTGCAACAGTTTGCTAAAAGCTTATTTTAGACCTTCATAAAATAGCATTCATTCACCCGAAATTCGGTGCGTGAGTGAGTGAAGTAGAATGGCGATCATAAAGCAGCTAGCTGATCAAAGGTTGTAAAGATGTGCTAATGTTATGATAGGTAACTTTACAATAAACCCGCTCATTAAACTTCAGCTGCTATTGAGTGGCATGCCGTCAAGAAACGGCCAATTCTGTATGAAAATTGCTTGATCAGGCAATAATTGCGGAGATCAGCTCATGGCCCTCTCTATTGCTGTATCAGTTTTAATTCCTTTTGTGGCTTTCCCTTTTCCTCCCAATGTACTTTTGCTGCGCTTCTCATCGAAACCTCTCGCAATTGTTGTTCTGTGAAATGTTCCAATTAATGTTTACATCATTTTCATCAAAGTTATCTATCTACAGTTTATCCGTCTGATGCTGCTAGTATatcgtttgcgtttttttccccgtCTTGCGTACACCTGAATGatcgtttttcttgttttcttttcgcttctcGGCAGCTTTGTAATCATCTCTAAACCCTTCATTCCGTCGCTCTGCTGAGATCTGCTCTCGTTTCGTGACTATTCCTAGTGATCTTctagaagaaaagaagaaaaaaatacgaacaTTAACGCCCAAAAGAACCCGCCCGTGGAGCACGATATACATCCATTCATCGTGAAAAGAATCGCGTGGCTACGATTACACTCGAACCATTCTGGTGAGCGCGCCAATAGGCCACGTGTACCGGAGAGAATTGAAAGTAAAACTTGACCACCTGATGAGCTAGGCGCCTCGGGCGAAAACACATTGTGGCGTATTTCCCGAAGCAATCTGAAGAACAGTAACAACCCGCACGCCTTCCTATCTGCCCCCGTGCCTAATTCCTAATTCGATCTCGTCCACGACACAGTGACGACGAAAGAGCTGATAAATAGTAAAACGGCGAAAGGTGAATGAATCTGTGGCTGAGTTAGCGTGCACGCGGCCACATCGGACACAGCGGTGGACTCGGGTGTCGTGGGACGGTCCTCAGCATTTTCGTCGCCGTTTCAGAGAGGGTGTCCGAAAAGATTTCTCCTGCGTCGGTGGTGAAGTGGCTGTGGTTACGGTGCAGACGGTTCAGAGATTACGTATAGCTCCAGAAACACAAAGTCTCAGCCCTGTCCAGTGCTAACCTGTTTTCAATCGTATTCCACCATTTGCGGGTGAACGTGCGTATGCGCGCTAGCATTGCCGTTCGTCAGATCGTGCGAAGAAGGTCCACCAGTGGTTGCTACGGAGATAGAGCGTGATAATTGATGAGATAGTGTTTGGAGATTCGTAGAAACGATTTGAACCTTTTTTGTGATGCCACAATACGCCTTATACATCGTTTGTTGAATGCGATCGTCGATTGATTGTTGCCCCATTCGGGAGTCTGTGATTTTGAACATCCAAGCAAGCATTGTCAGTGTAACCATGGTGTCGAACGTGTGATCATCATTACAAGCGTGGTATCGTGATCCAGGGAAAACAATCACCTGTTTGCGAGTGAAAGAAAGTTCGAAATAATCCATTTGTTCCGAAGAAAACGATTGACTAAACCGAAccttaaaaatggaaacaaatttaGTGCGCGTGCTGGAGGGACAGTATCTGGATGAGTTAACAAGCGAGTTGTGCGATTTTACGCTGGAAGAACAAAATGCGGCCACCGAAGCGCAAGGCGTGAAACCGCTGGCCTCGTCAGATTACATACCGATCGTCGGCAAAACGGTCACGTATGTCGTAGCCTGCGTGATCGTAAACGACAGCAACGAGGTGCTGATGATGCAGGAAGCAAAAGAATCGTGTGCTGGCAAGTGGTACTTACCGGCCGGCCGTATGGAACCGGGTGAAACGATCATCGAGGCGGGCGTAAGGGAAGTGCTGGAAGAAACGGGCCTAAAGGTGGAAATCACTACACTGCTAGCGGTGGAAACCGCCGGTGGATCgtggtttcgttttgtgctCACCGGCAACGTGATCGGTGGTGAACTGAAAACACCTTCCCAAGCCGACCAGGAATCGATTCAGGCCAAATGGTGCCAAAATCTGAACGAATTGTCGCTGCGGGCGAACGATATTTTGCCGGTGGTGGAATTGGCCCGCAATTATCGCAAACGTGTACCAAAAGATCCCAACTGGCATCGGGAGATACTGCCCGCGCGAAAGGCACACTATAAGAACTATCTGCGGGTAGTGGTAGCGATCaagaacaaaaccacaaaccaagTGTACGTGTTACTGAGCGAGAAGACGGCTTACCACTTTCCGACGGTTGAAATTCATCCCGGTCGCAGTATTCATTCCACGCTGAAGAAGTTTATGATCGAGCTGTTCGGTGCGGATCTGCCCCAGCATCGACCACACGGTGTGCTTAGTGTGGAGCACCATACGAGCGATGGGCAGGCAAATCCAACCGATGGTCTTTGTCTTACGGTGCTGGTCATCTGTCGACCATCGATTGAATCGGTTTCACTGATTGGAAAATGCATCTGGCACGAGCTGAGCAAGGATCTTAGCGCGCGGCTTGCAATGGCGGTTGCCGGCAAAAATGCCACCTTTCAGCTGCACGTGGTTCGATAGTTGGGGATGGTTACGATTGAATGTACATTGCTTTTACTATGGGGAAATGGTCGACTAATTTCTTAAGCAACACTTTTCAACCGTCGTTCAAGCAAATCCACGCAAAATACTCTATAGGTTGGAGAGATATTCGTTAGATTTATGGAACAGTTCCTCAAACAATTGGTTTCTACGAGGAAAGTGTTATTTGAACATTGAACAAGTATTTTAACTTTATGTTTTACGATAAAAAGCCAAACACAATAAGAGCATACCTTTAACGAATTAACATGAAAATGGCAATTTCGCCGCTACCATATACAATTGGTACCATTTTTTaaagatgaaattgaaaattgttgaataaaaGTATTTATTAAGTCATAAATGAAGAATATTGTCGTGTTTTATCTAGTGTttggaaggaaagaaatgtttatGTAACGgtggtttgaaaatattcaaaattatcCTCGAATATCAAAAGACAAATCATGGCGACGGAAATCAAAGAATGAgattgttaaatttttcaatattatgTAATTTAGAGGAATTCTGAATTTTTCTTTGgtaataattgattttctttgtattaaaatataaaataaaagaaaattcgcTGTCCCAGACTGTCATTCATGCCGAACAAATAGTTTCCCATCGTGCGTTTGGCCGTTCACTTGTCATTTGGAAATTCCCACCCCGTGTGCGTTCCCCTCCGCGCCTAAAAACATGCAACCAGCTTTGACAGCTCACTGAAAATCGCTCCGGTCTGTATCGCGAAACGTTTGGGGTGGCAGTTTTTAACTGCAATTCAGTCGAAAATTCGTTTCATTAGCCTCTTTTAACTCAACCCGCTCAATTGCAATGTGCtaagcaaatgttttgcacCGTTATTTATTGTTAATGCGACTCCGCACGCAATGCGAGCGATCGTTACAATCAGACCAGCCAGCAGCAAGAAGCAGCATTGATTAGCAACAACAgggaataagaaaaaaaaacgcgacaaCGTTCCACATTATCGGTTCGCAAAACTTTCTCTCAAGTCCGGTGCTAGGGTAGCGTAACGTAATTTCGGTAGATTCGAGGGAGCAGTCTTCATAATCATGCCATTTGTGCATTTGTGTACCACCGACGAATAGAAATACCACATATTTGGCGTTTTCGGAGACTATCCTTATCCTTTGACACGGAAACCCGGAAATCGACGCATGTAGATATAGGTGAAAGGTTCATCGAGTGACCTCAAAAGTGCATTAGTTAGTTGTGTAAGTAGTGCCGGAAGATT
Proteins encoded in this window:
- the LOC125765103 gene encoding 8-oxo-dGDP phosphatase NUDT18 translates to METNLVRVLEGQYLDELTSELCDFTLEEQNAATEAQGVKPLASSDYIPIVGKTVTYVVACVIVNDSNEVLMMQEAKESCAGKWYLPAGRMEPGETIIEAGVREVLEETGLKVEITTLLAVETAGGSWFRFVLTGNVIGGELKTPSQADQESIQAKWCQNLNELSLRANDILPVVELARNYRKRVPKDPNWHREILPARKAHYKNYLRVVVAIKNKTTNQVYVLLSEKTAYHFPTVEIHPGRSIHSTLKKFMIELFGADLPQHRPHGVLSVEHHTSDGQANPTDGLCLTVLVICRPSIESVSLIGKCIWHELSKDLSARLAMAVAGKNATFQLHVVR